The Myxococcales bacterium genome has a segment encoding these proteins:
- a CDS encoding TIGR02266 family protein, whose protein sequence is MTQPDEKQHARRSERIRVALEIRYRSAGAFLVSYSVNLSHGGLFIETETPLPQGDRIDLKLLTPKEQTIELSGVVAWVRGPNQASPGEPPGMGISVETPEESYGVLIDDMASKFSGLKVLLALGPGQDRARAVLKRHMAAIVACKVVDVDDAYYPQDDALFDLALVNLDWIEGEDVVGRIRDGQRPVPLIALGHSTASRRRGNSLGALASLDNPPSFSELRASVIAALTRPESVSA, encoded by the coding sequence ATGACCCAACCTGACGAAAAGCAACACGCACGTCGTAGCGAACGCATCCGGGTGGCGCTGGAGATCCGGTATCGCTCGGCAGGCGCCTTTCTCGTCTCTTACTCGGTGAATCTATCCCACGGAGGACTCTTCATCGAAACGGAAACCCCCCTCCCTCAGGGAGACCGTATCGATCTCAAGCTGCTCACCCCAAAGGAGCAGACCATCGAGCTTTCGGGGGTGGTTGCGTGGGTGCGAGGGCCCAACCAAGCATCCCCGGGTGAGCCGCCGGGCATGGGCATTTCGGTGGAGACGCCGGAGGAGAGCTACGGCGTGCTAATCGACGACATGGCGTCGAAGTTCTCCGGCCTGAAGGTCCTCTTGGCGCTTGGACCCGGACAAGATCGTGCACGCGCCGTGCTCAAGCGTCACATGGCCGCCATCGTGGCCTGCAAGGTGGTGGATGTGGACGACGCCTACTACCCGCAGGACGACGCCCTCTTCGACTTGGCGCTCGTGAACTTGGACTGGATCGAGGGCGAGGACGTCGTTGGACGCATCCGTGACGGGCAGCGCCCCGTGCCGCTCATCGCACTCGGGCACTCGACCGCGAGCCGGCGGCGAGGCAATAGCCTGGGAGCCCTCGCGTCGCTCGACAACCCTCCGTCATTTTCGGAGTTGCGCGCGTCCGTCATCGCGGCGCTGACGCGTCCCGAATCTGTTTCGGCCTAG
- a CDS encoding biotin/lipoyl-binding protein, whose translation MPGRVVKVLVSPGMVVSQGQPLVVVEAMKMENELKAPREARVTQVAVTEGAAVEAGARLLVLE comes from the coding sequence ATGCCTGGGCGCGTGGTCAAGGTCCTCGTCAGCCCAGGCATGGTCGTCAGCCAGGGCCAGCCGCTGGTGGTGGTGGAGGCCATGAAGATGGAGAACGAGCTCAAGGCGCCCCGGGAGGCCCGCGTGACCCAGGTTGCGGTGACGGAGGGAGCTGCGGTGGAGGCAGGCGCTCGACTCCTCGTTCTCGAGTGA
- a CDS encoding ParB/RepB/Spo0J family partition protein, protein MNPGKRKALGRGLAALIPQAGATTREETLGASAPASPEAAREGLRLVPIENLHPGRTQPRKTFDDERLDELAASIRAQGIIQPLLARPRPEGGFEIVAGERRWRAAGRAGLHEVPVVVRDLSDTEAAEAALVENLQREDLNPIEEARGLDRLISEFGYTQDALGGRVGKDRSTVANALRLLKLPDKVQAMVVDNRLSMGHARALLGLDSPPAMEQLARQTVARNLSVRAVEALVKKARTGSDRPVVVPPPVAPARQSAAARDLTERLQRSLATRVRVVESGPGTGHLEIFYHSLDELDRILGRILPS, encoded by the coding sequence ATGAACCCTGGAAAGCGCAAGGCTTTAGGGCGAGGCCTGGCCGCCTTGATCCCGCAGGCCGGCGCCACAACGAGGGAAGAGACCTTGGGAGCATCCGCTCCCGCGAGCCCCGAGGCCGCCCGGGAGGGATTGCGCTTGGTGCCTATCGAAAACCTTCACCCCGGCCGTACCCAACCAAGAAAGACGTTCGACGATGAGCGGCTCGACGAACTTGCCGCCTCGATCCGCGCCCAGGGCATCATCCAGCCGCTGCTTGCCCGTCCTAGACCCGAAGGCGGGTTCGAGATCGTGGCCGGCGAGCGGCGCTGGCGGGCCGCAGGGCGGGCGGGTCTTCACGAAGTGCCTGTGGTCGTCCGGGATCTCTCTGACACCGAGGCCGCCGAGGCGGCCTTGGTCGAGAATCTGCAGCGCGAAGATCTGAACCCGATCGAAGAGGCGCGCGGCCTGGATCGGCTAATCAGCGAGTTCGGCTACACGCAAGACGCCCTGGGTGGGCGGGTGGGCAAAGACCGCAGTACGGTGGCGAACGCGCTACGCCTGCTCAAGCTGCCCGACAAAGTGCAGGCCATGGTGGTGGACAACCGACTTTCCATGGGCCATGCCCGCGCCTTGCTTGGCTTGGATTCGCCACCCGCCATGGAACAGCTGGCACGCCAAACGGTAGCCCGCAACTTGTCGGTACGGGCCGTCGAGGCCCTGGTCAAGAAGGCACGCACAGGCTCCGACAGGCCCGTGGTGGTACCGCCCCCCGTGGCCCCGGCCCGCCAATCGGCCGCGGCCCGAGACTTGACCGAGCGGCTCCAGCGGTCTTTGGCCACCCGGGTGCGGGTGGTGGAAAGTGGTCCTGGCACGGGGCACCTTGAGATTTTCTATCACTCTCTCGATGAGTTGGATCGCATCCTCGGGCGCATCCTGCCCTCATGA
- a CDS encoding AAA family ATPase, with amino-acid sequence MGRVIAVANQKGGVGKTTSAVNLAASLAAAEKRVLLVDMDPQGNATSGLGHPKNAVQTSVYDVLLGDAAIEDVVLKTELSFLELLPANQNLSGAEIELVGSEGREQRLRKPLRQLASRYDYVFIDTPPSLGLLTLNALCAADGVLVPLQCEYYALEGLSDLKNTIDLVGRALNPGLAIEGILLCMVDTRQNLTEQVTEEVRRHFGGVVYESTIPRNVRLSEAPSFGKPILLYDVASKGAKSYLEAAREFLGRYDRREAHAAAVEERSA; translated from the coding sequence ATGGGTCGGGTCATCGCCGTCGCGAATCAAAAAGGGGGGGTCGGTAAAACGACCTCCGCCGTGAACTTGGCTGCATCCTTGGCGGCGGCCGAAAAACGGGTTCTGCTCGTGGACATGGATCCGCAGGGCAACGCCACGTCCGGTCTCGGCCATCCGAAAAACGCCGTGCAAACGAGTGTTTACGACGTGCTGCTGGGCGACGCCGCCATCGAGGACGTCGTGCTGAAGACCGAGCTTTCGTTCTTGGAGTTGCTGCCCGCCAACCAAAATCTCTCGGGCGCCGAGATCGAACTGGTTGGCAGTGAGGGCCGAGAGCAGCGGCTGCGGAAGCCCTTACGCCAGCTGGCCAGCCGCTACGACTACGTCTTCATCGACACCCCCCCCTCCCTCGGCCTGCTCACGCTCAACGCCCTATGCGCCGCGGACGGCGTCCTGGTGCCACTCCAGTGCGAGTACTACGCCCTCGAGGGTCTTTCCGACCTGAAAAATACGATCGACCTGGTGGGCCGAGCCCTCAACCCGGGACTCGCGATCGAAGGCATCCTCCTGTGCATGGTGGATACACGCCAAAACCTCACCGAGCAGGTGACGGAAGAGGTGCGGCGCCATTTTGGTGGCGTCGTTTACGAGTCCACGATTCCCCGCAATGTTCGGCTTTCGGAGGCGCCCTCGTTCGGAAAACCCATCTTGCTCTACGACGTCGCCTCGAAGGGGGCCAAGAGCTACCTCGAGGCAGCCCGCGAGTTCCTGGGGCGGTACGACAGACGCGAGGCCCATGCCGCTGCCGTCGAGGAGCGCTCCGCATGA